The Lysobacter gummosus genome includes a region encoding these proteins:
- a CDS encoding dipeptide ABC transporter ATP-binding protein: MSAWLTLDALHVQARTRAGAMQRLLGPIDLQLHAGQCLGVVGESGSGKSLTALSLLGLLPAPLQARGRLSVDGAAIELTGTAHARLRGRALAWVPQDPLASLHPLRRVGAQLLETLRTVRGLSAGDADRQARALLERVQLPDPDALLRRYPHQFSGGQRQRIAIALALATQPRALIADEPTSALDARIARDILDLLDRLRREDGLSLLLISHDLPLVGAYAQQLLVLKHGDVIERGATAQVFAAPAQAYTRELLAADRIAPLLEDDAAPRPPGAPALLVGEGLRMRYPRALAPALDGVDIELHRGEGLALVGESGSGKSTLGRVLLRLLRGAQGRVYLDGVDLASLDAAALRTLRARTGVVFQDPYASLDPRLRVAEIVAESLRIHGERDPAVRRARAGELLRAVGLEQAMLDRYPHQFSGGQRQRIAIARALATQPQLLVCDEAVSALDAHHRAAILALLVRLKRERGLALLFVTHDLAAAAAVAERIAVLEAGRIVESGTTAQVLRAPQHAHTRALLAARPSA, translated from the coding sequence ATGAGCGCGTGGCTGACCCTGGACGCGCTGCACGTCCAAGCGCGCACCCGCGCCGGAGCGATGCAGCGCCTGCTCGGCCCGATCGATCTGCAATTGCATGCCGGCCAGTGCCTGGGCGTGGTCGGCGAAAGCGGCAGCGGCAAGAGCCTGACCGCGTTGTCGCTGCTGGGCTTGCTGCCGGCGCCGCTGCAGGCGCGCGGGCGCTTGAGCGTGGACGGCGCCGCCATCGAACTGACCGGCACCGCGCACGCGCGGCTGCGCGGCCGCGCGCTGGCCTGGGTGCCGCAGGACCCGCTGGCGTCCTTGCATCCGCTGCGCCGGGTCGGCGCGCAGTTGCTGGAGACCCTGCGCACGGTGCGCGGTCTCAGCGCCGGCGATGCCGACAGGCAGGCGCGGGCCTTGCTGGAACGCGTGCAATTGCCCGATCCAGATGCGTTGCTGCGGCGCTATCCGCATCAGTTCTCCGGCGGCCAACGCCAACGCATCGCCATCGCCCTGGCGTTGGCGACGCAGCCGCGCGCACTGATCGCCGATGAGCCGACCTCGGCGCTGGATGCACGCATCGCCCGCGACATTCTCGATCTGCTCGATCGCCTGCGCCGCGAAGACGGGCTGAGCCTGTTGCTGATCAGTCACGATCTGCCGCTGGTCGGCGCGTATGCGCAGCAGTTGCTGGTGCTCAAACACGGCGATGTGATCGAACGCGGCGCCACCGCGCAAGTGTTCGCCGCACCGGCGCAGGCGTATACGCGCGAGTTGCTGGCGGCCGACCGGATCGCGCCGCTGCTCGAAGACGATGCCGCGCCGCGCCCGCCCGGCGCGCCCGCGCTGCTGGTCGGCGAAGGCCTGCGCATGCGTTATCCGCGCGCGCTTGCGCCGGCGCTGGACGGCGTGGACATCGAACTGCATCGCGGCGAAGGCCTGGCCCTGGTCGGCGAAAGCGGCAGCGGCAAGAGCACGCTCGGCCGCGTCTTGCTGCGTTTGTTGCGCGGCGCGCAGGGCCGGGTATATCTGGACGGCGTCGACCTGGCCAGTCTCGATGCCGCCGCGCTGCGCACGCTGCGGGCGCGCACCGGCGTGGTGTTCCAGGACCCGTATGCCTCGCTGGATCCGCGCCTGCGCGTGGCCGAGATCGTCGCCGAGTCGCTGCGCATCCATGGCGAACGCGATCCGGCGGTGCGGCGCGCGCGCGCCGGCGAGCTGTTGCGGGCGGTCGGATTGGAGCAGGCGATGCTCGATCGCTACCCGCACCAGTTCTCCGGCGGCCAACGCCAACGCATCGCGATCGCGCGCGCGCTGGCGACGCAGCCGCAACTGCTGGTGTGCGACGAAGCGGTGTCGGCGCTGGACGCGCATCATCGCGCCGCGATTCTGGCCTTGCTGGTGCGCCTGAAACGCGAGCGCGGCCTGGCGCTGCTGTTCGTGACTCACGACCTCGCCGCCGCCGCGGCGGTGGCCGAGCGCATCGCGGTGCTGGAAGCCGGCCGCATCGTCGAGAGCGGGACGACCGCGCAGGTGTTGCGCGCGCCGCAACACGCGCACACGCGCGCGCTGCTGGCGGCGCGGCCTTCGGCTTGA
- a CDS encoding ABC transporter permease has protein sequence MHSLKSLPPLARTCLAVLAALAAVCWLAPLLSRYGPVLPDWESLSAVPGSAGHWFGTDAIGRDVFARTLAGGRLSLGIGLLASVVALVIGLSYGAVAGLAGGRVERLMLRVLDVFSALPFLLVVILLLTLFERSLWLLLAAIGGYVWIDLARVMRAEAARLREAPFVLAAQAAGASFGQRLRWHVLPNLMPLAFVYLGLILPQAILVESFLGFLGLSIDEPSSSWGGLLAEGVQELDSAPWTLLFPAGFLVATLAAFQFLGDGLRDWLDVRGDNRQDVAPSEAAAA, from the coding sequence ATGCATTCCCTCAAATCGCTCCCGCCCCTCGCCCGCACCTGTCTGGCCGTGCTCGCCGCCCTGGCCGCCGTGTGCTGGCTCGCGCCGCTGCTCAGCCGCTACGGCCCGGTCCTGCCGGACTGGGAGTCGCTGTCCGCGGTCCCGGGCAGCGCCGGCCACTGGTTCGGCACCGACGCCATCGGCCGCGACGTATTCGCCCGCACCCTGGCCGGCGGCCGCCTGTCGCTGGGCATCGGCTTGCTGGCCAGCGTGGTCGCCCTGGTCATCGGCCTGAGCTACGGCGCCGTCGCCGGGCTGGCCGGCGGCCGTGTCGAACGGTTGATGCTGCGCGTGCTCGACGTGTTCTCGGCGCTGCCGTTCCTGCTGGTGGTGATCCTGCTGCTGACCTTGTTCGAACGCTCGCTGTGGCTGCTGCTGGCGGCGATCGGCGGCTATGTCTGGATCGATCTGGCCCGGGTCATGCGGGCGGAGGCCGCGCGCCTGCGCGAGGCGCCGTTCGTGCTCGCCGCGCAGGCCGCCGGCGCGAGTTTCGGCCAGCGCCTGCGTTGGCATGTGCTTCCGAACCTGATGCCGCTGGCGTTCGTCTATCTGGGATTGATATTGCCGCAGGCAATCTTGGTCGAAAGCTTCCTCGGCTTCCTCGGCCTGTCCATCGACGAGCCGTCTTCCAGTTGGGGCGGATTGCTGGCCGAAGGCGTGCAGGAACTCGACAGCGCGCCGTGGACCTTGTTGTTCCCGGCCGGCTTCCTGGTCGCGACCCTGGCCGCGTTCCAGTTCCTCGGCGACGGTCTGCGCGATTGGCTCGACGTGCGCGGCGACAATCGCCAAGACGTCGCGCCTTCAGAAGCCGCCGCCGCATGA